The following are from one region of the Deltaproteobacteria bacterium genome:
- a CDS encoding UvrD-helicase domain-containing protein — translation MNDDLPFEPSEITNDDICWATSLLNLPTNAFKGEDGTDPRQEVLKTLAPIDVAACPGSGKTTLLVAKLAVLGIKWKYRTRGICVISHTNAARHQIETRLGHTTVGRSLLSYPHFIGTIHGFVNEFLALPWIRSKGFQIKMIDSDICLERRWKALPYATRSGLEKNHISSSILEVKSPDYCLGEVRWGKGNILGKATSTYCDIQTVQQRSISEGYHCYDEMFMWAGELMDKTPDAVQIIRSRFPLLFIDEAQDNSEDQSKILRRIFMDGDGAVIRQRFGDENQAIFDFLGAKEATTDKFPIDSIKQDLPNSHRFGQEIANLVDPLGVIPFPCGLKGHGPKKKILDSGAQEGRHTIFLFDEHSIDRVLNAYGELLIDTFSEEELNEGSSKGKFVAVGQVHRDKGDDHKPRHVGHYWPDYDPELSISEPKPHTFVQYVFAGQGKSETTGESYWAVEKIAEGILRLVRMVEDGATHSQRRYSHRYVLNLLEKHIDVRELYIELITKFSVERFIPTEETWNGHWRGLVHDIAKTIAGTSQFNSEAISFLSWKDVPGDSVTPPIAQKSRDNIYHFSKNGKNVVIRVGSVHSVKGETHMSTLVLETFWQDNRSRHNLELLLPWLCKSSFGGQGKGVQQQYRLKLHYVAMTRPTHLLCLAMKQSTFKDSMGNIDQQMAENLKSCGWQVQPILSS, via the coding sequence GTGAATGACGACCTTCCGTTCGAACCATCTGAGATTACGAATGATGATATCTGTTGGGCAACAAGTCTTCTAAATCTTCCGACTAACGCATTCAAGGGAGAAGATGGGACTGACCCGCGTCAAGAGGTCCTCAAGACTTTGGCACCAATCGACGTTGCAGCCTGTCCTGGTAGTGGGAAAACCACGTTGTTGGTGGCGAAGTTGGCGGTCTTGGGAATAAAGTGGAAATACCGCACACGCGGGATCTGTGTAATATCCCATACCAACGCCGCACGCCACCAAATTGAAACCCGTCTCGGTCATACCACCGTAGGGCGGAGTTTGTTATCCTATCCACATTTTATTGGAACCATTCATGGGTTCGTGAATGAATTTCTTGCCTTACCATGGATAAGATCCAAAGGCTTTCAGATCAAGATGATTGATAGTGACATATGTCTTGAAAGACGTTGGAAGGCCTTACCATATGCAACTCGAAGTGGTCTTGAAAAAAATCACATCTCCAGTTCAATATTAGAGGTTAAATCTCCCGATTACTGTTTGGGCGAAGTGCGTTGGGGTAAAGGGAATATACTTGGAAAAGCAACAAGTACATACTGTGATATTCAAACGGTACAACAGCGTTCTATCAGTGAAGGTTATCATTGTTATGATGAAATGTTCATGTGGGCAGGGGAACTGATGGATAAGACCCCTGATGCTGTTCAGATTATACGTAGCCGCTTTCCCCTTCTGTTCATAGATGAAGCCCAGGATAACAGTGAAGATCAATCAAAGATTCTCCGCCGCATTTTCATGGATGGAGATGGAGCGGTTATCCGCCAACGTTTTGGTGATGAAAACCAGGCCATCTTCGATTTTCTTGGAGCCAAGGAAGCAACCACAGACAAGTTCCCAATTGACTCAATAAAGCAGGATCTGCCAAACAGCCATCGCTTCGGACAGGAAATCGCTAACCTGGTCGACCCTCTTGGAGTTATCCCCTTTCCTTGTGGCCTGAAAGGGCACGGTCCCAAGAAGAAGATTCTTGATTCTGGTGCACAAGAGGGGCGCCACACCATTTTTCTATTCGATGAGCATAGTATAGATAGGGTTCTGAATGCCTATGGAGAATTGCTCATCGACACTTTTTCTGAAGAAGAGTTGAATGAAGGATCGAGTAAAGGAAAGTTTGTGGCTGTCGGTCAAGTCCACAGAGATAAGGGAGATGATCATAAACCGCGCCATGTTGGTCATTACTGGCCAGACTACGATCCAGAACTATCGATAAGCGAACCAAAGCCGCATACTTTCGTGCAGTATGTCTTCGCCGGACAAGGAAAGTCAGAAACAACCGGTGAAAGCTATTGGGCTGTCGAAAAAATCGCTGAAGGAATTCTGCGATTAGTTAGGATGGTAGAAGACGGGGCAACTCATTCACAACGCAGATACAGTCACCGGTATGTATTGAATCTTTTGGAAAAACATATCGATGTGCGAGAGCTCTACATAGAGCTTATCACCAAATTCTCTGTAGAGAGATTTATCCCAACAGAAGAGACATGGAATGGGCATTGGAGAGGCCTTGTGCATGACATCGCAAAGACTATCGCCGGTACATCCCAGTTTAATTCGGAAGCAATCAGCTTCCTGTCATGGAAAGATGTGCCTGGTGATTCCGTGACGCCACCAATTGCCCAAAAAAGCCGTGACAACATCTATCATTTTTCCAAGAACGGAAAGAACGTTGTTATTCGCGTTGGATCAGTACACTCGGTTAAGGGTGAGACACACATGTCCACACTGGTTCTAGAGACATTCTGGCAAGACAATAGAAGTCGACACAATCTTGAACTGCTCTTGCCTTGGTTGTGCAAGAGTAGTTTTGGGGGGCAAGGTAAAGGGGTACAACAGCAATATCGTCTCAAGCTTCATTATGTAGCAATGACCCGCCCGACCCACCTCCTTTGCTTGGCGATGAAACAGAGCACGTTTAAGGATAGCATGGGCAATATAGACCAGCAGATGGCAGAAAATCTTAAAAGTTGCGGTTGGCAGGTTCAACCGATATTATCCTCTTGA